In the Pongo abelii isolate AG06213 chromosome 18, NHGRI_mPonAbe1-v2.0_pri, whole genome shotgun sequence genome, ATCATGAGCCACAAGTCCCAGGTGTAGCAGAAGCTGGGCCAAGACTTCATGCTGCCCAGGCACCCGCATTTCCACGTGCAAATTCAGCCTCACTGGCACCTGAAGTAAGAGTGGCTCACTTCCAGCCAGCCTCCTCCAGGACCAGGGTGCCATCTATGCACAGGGACTTCACAAGGAAGCCAGCCTCCACCTGACACACAGCCACAGCAGTGAGAGGCTCCAAGCCGAAGAAAGCCTCTGATAAGGGCTGCATCTTGACCCAACACCAGCTAATCCAAGGCAGGAGAAAGTTGGGGAGTCTACTGGCGTTGTCCTGCCTCTGCATGCATGAGGATGAGCCCTGTGCATGTCCTGAGTCAGGTGGTCACTTTCTTCACAGCATTATCTCCTGGCATGCCCAGCACTAGGGCAGAGCCATTCAGTGTGCAGCCAAGGCTTATGGTCAGCCAACGTGGCCAACGCTGCAGGCTAGAGAGCCTTCACAGACATTCTCAGTGAGAGGAGCTTTCGTATGCACTGCTCCCTTCCCTCATGCAAAGGACAAGCCCTCTTAAAGGCCTTCCATCCGATGCTAGAGGAGATGCCCCAGTGTATTGAACATGATCCTAAGTACCCAGGAAGACAGCAGCCACGGCACAGGGCCCTttggaaagaacaaagaaatggaGGTCTTTGTGTATGCCTGACATTGGGGACAGGCCTTGGGACCAACCACTACTCTTACAAAACtaagagcagtttgaaaataatgttttgttcCCAGCAGTGGTTCTCTCAAACTTTCACAGGCATAAAATTCTATccctggagattctgattcaatagatGAGGAACTGGGCCCAGGGagtagctacttttttttttttttgagacagagtctcgctctgtcgcccaggctggagtgcagtggcgctatctctgctcaatgcaacctctgcctcctgagttcaagcgattctcctgcctcaccctcctgagtagctaggactataggcacgtgccaccacgccaggctaattttttttaaatgtatctttagtagagacggggtttcaccatgttagccaggatggtctcggtctcctgacctcgcgatccgcctgcctcagcctcccaaagtgctgggattacaggtgtaagccaccacacccagccgagagtagctacatttttaaaagatactcagCCTGGCCCTACCTCTAGGTGGAAATATCTGTGCGACGAACTGAGGAGCTGAGAATGCGGTGGAGCTAAGGCTTAAGGGTTTCACGACACTAAAAAAAATGGACGAAATGCTGGAAAgttgggtcatgagggcaggaggcagaggagttGGAGCCTGGTTTCTGGGCCCTAAGTAAACTTTACAAACTTCAAAGCTCTCAGGGACCTCTAGGTAATAATCATGGCACCTTTAATTGGCAAACTCAGGGCCAAGATCTGGCTGTCAGTCTGGGCTGAGAACTGGTGTTGCAAGCTGGGCTTTCCCCAGGCTGTGTTGAGGATTAGGGGAGGGGACTGGGATGTACACTGGAAATTAAAACCTGGTACAAAGGTATCTCCTACTGCCAAGATTCCTCTTCTCACCCCATGTGCCCCTGTGATAAAGTGACACACGAGTCAACCCGCCCCAGAAAAGCTGAGGGAGAGACCGTGGTGGGATCGGATTGGAGATGAGGTTGGAATGAAGTCAGTTCATTACTTGACACCCGAACACAGTGTCTTTTCTCCAAAATTTCTACCTCCTTTCAGGCTGATAAATCTGGTTCCTTCCTCCCTGGGTAGGCCAGACACAGGGCTGAGCTGGGTGACAGGCGAGGGCGCACAGGCCAGCAGAGGTCACAGGCCCTTGCTCTCCTTGTGCAGGTGTTGTCCTGACcagaggcagggcaggggctgccCATGGCTGGACTCTGCCCACAAAGGAATTAGTGGTAGATAGATAATGGAGTCGTGAACTGCTGGAGGGATTCCGTGTAGAACTTGGGGATACAGATGGGTATGGTTGCCACTGGCTACAAATCTAACACCAGGTGTTCCTAGCCTATCCTCCTCTGCCCATGATGGCACGTACTTAAAGACAGCAAAGATGGCGCGCATCTAAAGACAGGAAAGATGCAAGGACTGTTTGGACACAGACATGGGTTCAAGAAATACTTCCCTTTCCTCTTTGCTGTACTTTAAGATAAACACCAAAAGCACTAAAAGCAAGCCATGATGAATGGCTACTCGTGCTTGGTCAGGAGCTGATGGGATGAGTGGCCGGGCCACAGTAAGTTGGGAGTTCTGGCTCCGGCCCAACTCCCAACAACTGCGACTTTCTGAGAGCCTAGGTGAACTTGCGAAACCTTTGGATTTTTCAAGAGATGCCAGAAACCTGGATTTTGGTGCAAAATATCCCTTTAAATCTTCATCACTAATTCTTATCACTTAAAAACACTGCCTGGGCCCAAATCAATACAGCAACTGCAGGCGAGATCCAATACAGGGTCACTGGTTTTTTAAGTTGTGCAGCAAAAAGACAATGAAGGCCAGTGCGGTGGctcctctgtaatcccagcacttcgggagaccaagttgggcgaattgcttgaacccaggagtttgagatcagcctgatcaacatagtgggaaccccatctctgcaaaaaatttaaaaattagccaggcatagtgttgcccacctgtagtcacagccatctgagaggctggggcaggaggattccttgagcccagcaggtctaggctgcagtgagcccagttcacaccactgcattccagcctgggtgaggagcaagatgctgtcttaataggtaaataaataaataaacaaacaaacagacaatgGGTATTGTGGGAAggtcaaagaataaaaaagaaaaggccaggtgaggtggctcacgcctgtaatcccagcactttgggaggcagaggtgggtggatcacctgagggcaggagttcgagaccagcctagccaacatggtgaaaccccatctctactaaaaatacaaaaattagccgggcatggtcgtgggtgcctgtaattccagctactcgggtggctgaggcaggatcacttgactccaggaggcggaggttgcagtcaatcgagatcgcaccattgcactccagcctgggcaacaagagcaaaactccgtctcaaaaaatcaaaaaagtaaaaagaaaaagacaacagaGAAAACAAGGTTCTTCTCTACCTCAATCCTCTTAGCATCTCTGGGAGGAGAAACAGCTTTTGCTTCCCTGTATGGAGGTCTGGGGGGTTCTCACCTCAGCCCTGCCTCAGCAAAGGGGTCCTTGGAGAGCCCAGGGCAGCGGGGAGCAAGGTGCTGGCAGAAGAGGCTGCTGAGAGCCTAAGATCAGATTGTCCGCACCCCAGGCCAGCTCTTGCGGTGGATTCTGGGACCTCCCTGCAGGCCGCTGCAGAGGTTCGGGCCCCTGAGCCCATCTAGGGCCTCCCACAATGTCTAAATGGTCACTTGAGGCCGTCACCCACACTCCTGGAATATCTCGGGGTACAGCTGGAAGCCCACAGGCGGGTCCAGATCCCCGCGGCCAGGGGTTAGGCTCACAGACAGCCCCCCAGGGCGCCGGCCCCTACGCCTCTCGCCCCCGGGCCGATGGACCCATTGGTGCTTGGCCATGCCGGTCTTCAGGCTGAAGCAGCGGCCACACTGCGGGCAACGGTAGGGCTTCTCGCCAGTGTGAACGCGGAGGTGAGAAGTCAGCGCCGTGCGGCGCATGAAGGCCCGACCACACTCGGGACAGCGGTGGGGCCGCTCCCCACGATGGATGGCCCGGTGTTTGCTCAGGGAGGAAGCGTGGCCGAAGCCCTTGCCGCAGTCTGCGCAGTGGAAGGGCTTCTCGCCCCTGTGGCTGTAGATGTGCTCCACCAGCGTGGAGCGCCAGGCAAAGCTCTTCCCGCACACGTAGCAGCCGTGACGCTGGTCCGCTCGGGGGACAGGGGGGTGGGCAAAAAAGCGGGGGCGACTCCGGCGCCGCGCCTTGGACAGCTGCTCCAACCCGGCAAAGGGGGCTTGGGGAGCCTTCAGCCCAGGAGACCCGGCGGCCATAGGGTCGGGCTTCTCCAGGGCTCCCGTCCCTTCCCTTTGTCTTTCCTCTTCCTTGTTTCTGGAATCTGCTGAGAGATAAGGAGGGGAGAGTTGAGGCTTGGCTCATCCTGGTCATTGAATCCCACAGCCCGCATGGACAGGGACAGGCCTGTTGGACCCCCGGCTGCTCCTGGGAGATGGAGGAGTGACACCTGTTCCTCGGCTGCAGAGCCAGACAGAGCCGGGAGGGAGGGAACAGTCCATTCCGCCTCGGGGCTGGGGAAATGTCACCGCGGGGAAGGGCAGAGATGACGTGAACATCTGGGCCTGATCTGGAAGGAGGAGTGGACACCTGGGgatattccaggcagaaggaacagcaccAAGAAAGGCAGAACCAGGAGGGCATGGCCAAGTTCAGTAGGGCTGGATACTTTgcaaaggctgaggcaagaactGAAGGAAGGAAATGGGAGGGCGGGATGGGGGAACATAGGAATCATAGTGCAGGAAAACTACTGGGGCGGGTCATGATGTGGAGGTAGAGTGAACGGAACctagaggccgggtgcagtggctcatgcctgtaatcccaatgctttgggaggctgagatagaggGTTgctagagttcgagaccagcttgggcaacacaccAAAACCTCTACctctttacaattttttaaattaaaaaacaaaacaaacaaacaaacaaaaaaaccagccaggcgtggtggcgagtgcctttACAGTCTTAGGTACTCTGGAGGCCCAAgcgggaggattggttgagccgat is a window encoding:
- the ZNF747 gene encoding zinc finger protein 747 isoform X2, whose amino-acid sequence is MAPPLAPLPPRDPNRAGPEWRKPGAVSFADVAVYFSREEWGCLRPAQRALYWDVMREIYGHLGALGVGGSKPALMSWVEEEAELWDPAAQDPEVAKCPTEADPDSRNKEEERQREGTGALEKPDPMAAGSPGLKAPQAPFAGLEQLSKARRRSRPRFFAHPPVPRADQRHGCYVCGKSFAWRSTLVEHIYSHRGEKPFHCADCGKGFGHASSLSKHRAIHRGERPHRCPECGRAFMRRTALTSHLRVHTGEKPYRCPQCGRCFSLKTGMAKHQWVHRPGGERRRGRRPGGLSVSLTPGRGDLDPPVGFQLYPEIFQECG
- the ZNF747 gene encoding zinc finger protein 747 isoform X3 — translated: MRVELGAPGPGRRPPRSVGFAFFSPRSRRQQAGAHVLGGGGGRTVGSGCPGSGGGEVSDRSGPRWSSDSRNKEEERQREGTGALEKPDPMAAGSPGLKAPQAPFAGLEQLSKARRRSRPRFFAHPPVPRADQRHGCYVCGKSFAWRSTLVEHIYSHRGEKPFHCADCGKGFGHASSLSKHRAIHRGERPHRCPECGRAFMRRTALTSHLRVHTGEKPYRCPQCGRCFSLKTGMAKHQWVHRPGGERRRGRRPGGLSVSLTPGRGDLDPPVGFQLYPEIFQECG
- the ZNF747 gene encoding zinc finger protein 747 isoform X1 translates to MAPPLAPLPPRDPNRAGPEWRKPGAVSFADVAVYFSREEWGCLRPAQRALYWDVMREIYGHLGALGVGGSKPALMSWVEEEAELWDPAAQDPEVAKCPTEADPADSRNKEEERQREGTGALEKPDPMAAGSPGLKAPQAPFAGLEQLSKARRRSRPRFFAHPPVPRADQRHGCYVCGKSFAWRSTLVEHIYSHRGEKPFHCADCGKGFGHASSLSKHRAIHRGERPHRCPECGRAFMRRTALTSHLRVHTGEKPYRCPQCGRCFSLKTGMAKHQWVHRPGGERRRGRRPGGLSVSLTPGRGDLDPPVGFQLYPEIFQECG